In a single window of the Myxococcus guangdongensis genome:
- a CDS encoding alpha/beta hydrolase family protein, with product MTARAGNPSVRDESRMHPLDAFMAALASRRLFCDGWGDEETFAGAPLSGRLAATVLPLEVRWGAEQAAGRRRFRDGAFDSPWVALPSEVRLGSVRWMTSERGRGRDACVVLAASRDEGFRLRSWLFAPLVEEGVDLFLLENPYYGTRRALGQKGPHIRTVSEQLQMNIASIEEARALVSHARREGYERVAVAGYSMGGYMAALTAAMIPEPVGVAALAAGASPAPVFTQGVHSRSIDFRRLAGSPDETEARTRLATILDAASARLLPPPVKPSAAVILACARDAFVPLAEARALHAHWPGSELRIVDAGHVSAVITSGAALRGAIRDAVHRSGA from the coding sequence ATGACCGCTCGTGCCGGGAATCCGTCTGTCCGGGATGAATCACGGATGCATCCGTTGGATGCGTTCATGGCCGCCCTGGCCAGTCGTCGGCTGTTCTGTGATGGCTGGGGAGATGAGGAGACCTTCGCGGGGGCGCCGTTGTCGGGGCGGCTCGCGGCGACGGTGTTGCCGTTGGAGGTCCGCTGGGGCGCGGAGCAGGCGGCGGGGCGTCGTCGGTTCCGGGATGGGGCGTTCGATTCGCCGTGGGTGGCGTTGCCGTCGGAGGTCCGGCTGGGCTCGGTGCGGTGGATGACGTCCGAGCGGGGGCGGGGGCGGGACGCGTGTGTGGTGCTCGCGGCGTCGCGGGACGAGGGGTTCCGGTTGCGCAGTTGGTTGTTCGCGCCGTTGGTGGAGGAGGGGGTGGACCTGTTCCTGCTGGAGAATCCCTATTACGGGACGCGGCGGGCGCTGGGGCAGAAGGGGCCGCACATCCGCACGGTGAGCGAGCAGCTCCAGATGAACATCGCGTCCATCGAGGAGGCGAGGGCGCTGGTGTCGCACGCGCGGCGAGAGGGCTACGAGCGCGTCGCCGTCGCGGGCTACAGCATGGGGGGCTACATGGCGGCGTTGACGGCGGCGATGATTCCGGAGCCGGTGGGGGTCGCGGCGCTCGCGGCGGGGGCCTCGCCGGCGCCGGTGTTCACCCAGGGCGTGCACTCGCGCTCCATCGACTTCAGGCGGCTGGCGGGCTCTCCGGACGAGACGGAGGCAAGGACGCGGCTCGCGACCATCCTGGACGCGGCGAGCGCGCGCCTGTTGCCGCCGCCCGTGAAGCCGAGTGCCGCCGTCATCCTGGCGTGCGCGAGAGATGCCTTCGTTCCTTTGGCGGAAGCACGCGCGCTCCATGCGCACTGGCCTGGAAGTGAGCTGCGCATCGTGGACGCGGGACACGTCTCCGCGGTGATTACCTCGGGTGCCGCGCTCCGTGGCGCCATCCGGGACGCGGTGCATCGCTCGGGCGCGTGA
- a CDS encoding DUF6600 domain-containing protein: MGGVSASALLVCLGGGARAQVDDGTQVASNPSLQTGAVSTFYDTLSPYGTWVQLPDVGWVWRPNPTVVGVDFVPYATGGQWAYSDWGWTFQTGWSWGWAPFHYGRWFLTASNDWVWWPDDEWAPSWVDWRWGDGFVGWQPLGPPGISVNVGLSWNFVGTNDFVRPRVGQFLVPRARVPVLLRQTQVVGERVPARVGEWNRGPAPGRVAETTGRPVPRSRVAPPPSAALPRESRNSQVPSAGAARRPQPAPRPGTPAQVEPRPAVPASRLNASQPAPRSEPAPHPAPVPQAEPAPHAEPAPRPAPAAPSVGAPAPREEPAARPAPAPRAEPAPHAEPAPRPEPAPHAEPAPHAEPSPHASPHSEPAPHHGR, encoded by the coding sequence ATGGGAGGCGTGAGCGCGAGCGCCCTCCTGGTCTGTCTCGGCGGTGGTGCGCGCGCCCAGGTCGATGACGGGACACAGGTCGCCTCGAACCCGTCGCTCCAGACGGGCGCCGTCTCGACGTTCTACGACACGCTGTCGCCTTACGGGACCTGGGTGCAACTGCCAGATGTCGGCTGGGTCTGGCGTCCCAATCCGACCGTCGTCGGCGTTGATTTCGTTCCCTATGCCACCGGGGGCCAGTGGGCCTACAGCGATTGGGGCTGGACGTTCCAGACCGGTTGGAGCTGGGGCTGGGCGCCCTTCCACTACGGCCGCTGGTTCCTCACGGCGTCCAATGACTGGGTGTGGTGGCCCGACGATGAGTGGGCGCCGTCCTGGGTGGACTGGCGCTGGGGGGATGGCTTCGTGGGTTGGCAGCCGCTGGGGCCTCCCGGCATCAGCGTCAACGTCGGGCTGTCCTGGAACTTCGTGGGCACGAACGACTTCGTGCGTCCGCGGGTGGGCCAGTTCCTGGTTCCGCGTGCGCGAGTGCCGGTGCTGCTCCGACAGACCCAGGTGGTGGGCGAGCGCGTGCCCGCTCGTGTCGGTGAATGGAACCGAGGCCCGGCACCGGGCAGGGTCGCCGAGACGACGGGGCGGCCGGTGCCTCGGTCAAGGGTGGCGCCGCCTCCCTCGGCCGCCCTGCCACGCGAGAGCCGCAACTCGCAGGTGCCGAGCGCCGGGGCCGCGCGGCGTCCACAGCCCGCGCCCAGGCCGGGAACCCCCGCGCAAGTCGAACCGAGGCCTGCGGTCCCCGCGTCGAGGCTGAATGCATCCCAGCCCGCCCCACGCTCGGAACCCGCGCCGCATCCCGCACCCGTGCCGCAGGCCGAGCCTGCTCCGCACGCGGAGCCCGCTCCACGTCCAGCCCCCGCTGCACCCTCTGTCGGAGCGCCCGCACCACGCGAAGAACCTGCCGCTCGTCCAGCGCCAGCCCCACGCGCGGAGCCTGCTCCGCACGCAGAGCCTGCCCCTCGTCCAGAGCCTGCTCCGCACGCGGAACCCGCTCCACACGCAGAGCCTTCGCCTCACGCCTCGCCACACTCGGAGCCCGCGCCACATCATGGGCGTTGA
- a CDS encoding pseudouridine synthase, producing MPRKPDKTKPPQHQRWEGKEKPDWLSRALARAGVFPQKEAEDAINAGRVTINGRVAKMALAPVPPGATVRVDGRIVPLSAPATRVLAFHKPAGVLSSTVSQHRTGTVFEVLLRQLPPELAGYTWHAVGRLDVDSTGLLLFTNDDKFVAHATSPDTQLPKRYVATVFSTADDERVEPLRKGMVLDDGPARPATVRVRDEKTVEVTLTEGRHHQVKRMLGVVGLPVRALHREAVGAIELDIPEGTFRLLTDDEVREGLRYGGPTEPRED from the coding sequence ATGCCGCGCAAGCCCGACAAGACCAAGCCCCCGCAGCACCAACGATGGGAGGGCAAGGAGAAGCCGGACTGGCTGTCTCGCGCCCTCGCACGCGCGGGCGTGTTCCCCCAGAAGGAAGCCGAGGACGCCATCAACGCCGGCCGCGTCACCATCAACGGCCGCGTCGCCAAGATGGCCCTCGCCCCCGTCCCCCCCGGCGCCACCGTCCGCGTCGACGGGAGAATCGTCCCGCTGTCCGCCCCCGCCACCCGGGTGCTCGCGTTCCACAAGCCCGCGGGCGTGCTGTCCTCCACCGTGTCACAGCACCGCACCGGCACCGTGTTCGAGGTCCTCCTCCGCCAGCTCCCTCCCGAGCTCGCCGGATACACGTGGCACGCGGTGGGCCGGCTCGACGTGGACTCCACGGGCCTCTTGCTCTTCACCAATGACGACAAGTTCGTCGCCCACGCCACGTCGCCGGACACCCAACTGCCCAAGCGCTACGTGGCCACCGTCTTCAGCACCGCGGATGACGAACGCGTGGAGCCGCTCCGCAAGGGCATGGTCCTCGACGACGGCCCCGCCCGCCCCGCCACCGTCCGCGTGCGCGACGAGAAGACCGTGGAGGTCACCCTCACCGAGGGCCGCCACCATCAGGTGAAGCGGATGCTCGGCGTCGTGGGCCTCCCCGTGCGCGCCCTCCACCGTGAAGCCGTGGGCGCCATCGAGCTCGACATCCCCGAGGGCACGTTCCGGCTCCTCACCGATGACGAGGTCCGCGAAGGGCTGCGCTACGGGGGACCCACCGAGCCTCGCGAAGACTGA
- a CDS encoding YnfA family protein gives MPFVHALGLFILTALAEIVGCYLPYLWLRQGRSVWWLVPAAASLALFAWLLTLHPTGAARTYAAYGGVYIAVALAWLWLVEGERPTTWDVVGALVAICGMAIIILAPRR, from the coding sequence ATGCCGTTTGTACATGCGCTCGGACTCTTCATCCTCACGGCGCTGGCCGAGATTGTGGGCTGCTATCTGCCGTATCTCTGGCTGCGTCAGGGGCGCTCCGTGTGGTGGCTGGTCCCCGCGGCCGCGAGTCTGGCGCTCTTCGCGTGGCTGCTGACGCTGCATCCGACGGGAGCCGCGCGGACCTACGCCGCATACGGAGGTGTCTACATCGCGGTGGCCCTCGCGTGGCTCTGGCTCGTCGAGGGAGAGCGGCCCACCACCTGGGATGTCGTGGGCGCGCTCGTCGCCATCTGCGGCATGGCCATCATCATCCTGGCCCCTCGACGTTAG
- a CDS encoding nuclear transport factor 2 family protein yields MSASENFSVARAWLAAFNAHDVEGLVALYAEDCTHTSPKIRVLHPETGGKLVGRPALAKWWREAIARLPGLRYEETALTADGERVFMEYLRHAPGEAPMPVAEVLEVRGGRIVASRVYHG; encoded by the coding sequence ATGAGCGCGAGCGAAAACTTCTCCGTGGCCCGGGCCTGGCTGGCCGCCTTCAACGCGCATGACGTGGAGGGGCTGGTGGCGCTGTACGCCGAGGACTGCACCCACACCTCGCCCAAGATCAGGGTGTTGCACCCGGAGACGGGCGGGAAGCTGGTGGGCCGGCCGGCCCTGGCGAAGTGGTGGAGGGAGGCCATCGCCCGGCTGCCTGGCCTGCGCTACGAGGAGACGGCGCTGACGGCGGACGGCGAGCGCGTCTTCATGGAGTACCTGCGGCACGCACCTGGCGAGGCGCCCATGCCGGTGGCGGAGGTGCTGGAGGTCCGTGGCGGCCGGATTGTCGCCTCTCGCGTGTACCACGGCTGA
- the sthA gene encoding Si-specific NAD(P)(+) transhydrogenase, whose amino-acid sequence MRDFDLVVIGSGPAGEWGAVQAALAGKRVAVVEREPVLGGTAANTGTLPSKTLRETSLHLSGLKARGLYSVETTLRHEATVSDFLYRERRVKGMERERIAHNLERHGIQVLQGNGTLLDEHTVLVRRVGADDVRLTGAFILVATGSKPYRPPLYPFGDVRVHDSDEVLEIGQLPKSLVVVGGGVIGCEYACMFAALGIPVTLVEVKTELLSFLDDEFSALLAQRMEALGIRLRFGQTVEKVDVPAACEVPIRLTLSSGEEVSADQVLVASGRSANTDGLGLAELGVKLGSRGQVEVGPGFQTAVPHIYAVGDVIGFPALASTSMDQARVAVEHAFCLGGPLAIATVLPYGIYTIPEVSTAGETEEGLRAKAIPYVAGRARFATNPRGQIIGETHGLLKLLFHRESLKLLGVHVLGEQASELVHIGLVAMLTGSTARLFVETCFNYPTLSEAYKSATFDALDRLKRGLV is encoded by the coding sequence ATGAGGGACTTCGACCTGGTGGTGATTGGCTCCGGCCCGGCCGGTGAGTGGGGGGCGGTGCAGGCGGCGCTGGCGGGCAAGCGCGTGGCGGTGGTGGAGCGTGAGCCCGTGCTGGGTGGAACCGCGGCCAACACCGGGACGCTGCCGTCCAAGACGTTGCGCGAGACGTCGCTGCACCTGTCCGGCCTCAAGGCGCGCGGCCTCTACAGCGTGGAGACGACGCTGCGCCACGAGGCCACCGTCTCCGACTTCCTCTACCGCGAGCGCCGGGTGAAGGGCATGGAGCGCGAGCGCATCGCCCACAACCTGGAGCGCCACGGCATCCAGGTGCTCCAGGGCAACGGCACGCTCCTGGACGAGCACACCGTGTTGGTGCGCCGCGTGGGCGCCGACGACGTGCGCCTCACCGGCGCCTTCATCCTCGTCGCCACCGGCTCCAAGCCCTACCGGCCCCCGCTGTACCCCTTCGGCGACGTGCGCGTGCACGACTCGGACGAGGTGCTGGAGATTGGCCAGCTGCCCAAGTCGCTCGTCGTGGTGGGCGGCGGCGTCATCGGCTGCGAGTACGCGTGCATGTTCGCCGCGCTCGGCATCCCCGTGACGCTGGTGGAGGTGAAGACGGAGCTGTTGTCCTTCCTGGACGACGAGTTCTCCGCGCTGCTCGCCCAGCGCATGGAGGCGCTCGGCATCCGCCTGCGCTTCGGCCAGACGGTGGAGAAGGTGGACGTGCCCGCCGCGTGCGAGGTGCCCATCCGCCTGACGCTGTCCTCCGGTGAGGAGGTCTCCGCGGACCAGGTGCTGGTGGCCTCGGGCCGCTCGGCGAACACGGACGGACTGGGGCTCGCGGAGCTGGGCGTGAAGCTGGGCTCACGTGGACAGGTGGAGGTGGGCCCCGGCTTCCAGACGGCCGTGCCGCACATCTACGCGGTGGGAGACGTCATCGGCTTCCCCGCCCTGGCCTCCACCTCCATGGACCAGGCGCGCGTCGCGGTGGAGCACGCCTTCTGTCTGGGCGGCCCGCTGGCCATCGCCACCGTGCTGCCCTACGGCATCTACACCATCCCCGAGGTCTCCACGGCCGGCGAGACGGAGGAAGGCCTGCGAGCCAAGGCCATCCCCTACGTGGCCGGCCGCGCCCGCTTCGCCACCAACCCGCGCGGGCAGATCATCGGAGAGACGCACGGCCTCTTGAAGCTGCTCTTCCACCGCGAGAGCCTCAAGCTGCTCGGCGTGCACGTCCTCGGGGAGCAGGCCTCCGAGCTGGTGCACATCGGCCTGGTGGCCATGCTCACCGGCTCCACCGCGCGGCTCTTCGTGGAGACGTGCTTCAACTACCCGACGCTGTCGGAGGCCTACAAGTCGGCCACCTTCGACGCGCTGGACCGCCTCAAGCGCGGCCTCGTCTGA
- a CDS encoding alpha/beta hydrolase family protein — translation MSGSRRSSCWRIFLLAAVVTLPVAAAPAADPATLLAELREVTKHDASAPLDVKQVRVQKRGDVTVTELTYASPKGGRVPAFLVTPPGPGPFAGLVFLHWGQGSKNEFLDEALSLARSGVVSLLVDAPHVRPEPWRGSLRGSALYPTHLQTLLDMRRGVDLLILRPEVDANRLGFVGHSMGAMVGGALAGVESRLRAFVLMNGVGDYSKSILELERENEKKLADAMSEQDFATFARKMAALDGVVGVSAASPRALLFQYGRSDPWVTAEQVRAFIDAGTEPKLTRFYEGAHELSDAARRDRAQWLRMHLGFGEVPSYGPPMFSAPTLPASLDTPLPEWAKARPVLTIPGMEEVQVRRGLTYTRVGTRDYKLDLYIPDATSQGPVPVVVLAHGILHPSLTPLVRDLPALAGQARWVAAHGYAVALVELGSPATGADSAQWYTRVADLQKRLDSALAFVRKQASTEKIDANRVCLMSMSAGGLWGLSPALRKEPPAWLRCAVAWYPLLDAPGVSSSPLGALKAGNAKKTPPLLVLRAGQDAPALNAALDDFVKEARTRGAPLTLLELPEGHHGFELTDDLESAREMMRQTALFLEEHLTR, via the coding sequence ATGTCCGGGTCTCGCCGCTCGTCGTGTTGGCGCATCTTCCTGCTAGCGGCCGTCGTCACGCTCCCCGTCGCGGCCGCGCCCGCGGCGGATCCGGCCACGCTGCTCGCCGAGCTGCGTGAGGTGACGAAGCATGACGCATCGGCGCCGCTCGACGTGAAGCAGGTCCGCGTGCAGAAGCGCGGAGACGTCACGGTGACGGAGCTGACGTACGCCAGCCCCAAGGGCGGACGCGTCCCCGCCTTCCTCGTCACCCCGCCGGGCCCCGGCCCCTTCGCGGGCCTCGTCTTCCTGCACTGGGGACAGGGCTCGAAGAACGAGTTCCTCGACGAGGCGCTCTCCCTCGCCCGCTCCGGCGTGGTGTCGCTGCTCGTCGACGCGCCGCACGTGCGCCCGGAGCCCTGGCGCGGCTCGCTCCGGGGCTCGGCGCTCTACCCCACGCACCTCCAGACGCTGCTCGACATGCGGCGCGGCGTGGACCTGCTCATCCTCCGTCCCGAGGTCGACGCGAACCGGCTCGGCTTCGTGGGCCACAGCATGGGCGCCATGGTGGGCGGCGCGCTGGCGGGCGTCGAGTCGCGCCTGCGCGCCTTCGTGCTGATGAATGGCGTGGGCGACTACTCCAAGAGCATCCTGGAGCTCGAGCGCGAGAACGAGAAGAAGCTCGCCGACGCGATGTCCGAGCAGGACTTCGCCACGTTCGCGCGGAAGATGGCGGCCCTCGATGGCGTGGTGGGCGTCAGCGCCGCGAGCCCCCGGGCCCTGCTGTTCCAGTACGGTCGCTCGGACCCGTGGGTCACTGCCGAGCAGGTCCGCGCCTTCATCGACGCGGGCACCGAGCCCAAGCTCACCCGGTTCTACGAAGGCGCTCATGAGCTGAGTGACGCCGCGCGAAGAGACCGGGCCCAGTGGCTGCGCATGCACCTGGGCTTCGGCGAGGTGCCCTCCTACGGCCCGCCCATGTTCTCCGCGCCCACGCTGCCCGCATCCCTGGACACGCCACTGCCCGAGTGGGCCAAGGCCCGCCCCGTCCTCACCATCCCCGGCATGGAGGAGGTCCAGGTGCGCCGGGGCCTGACGTACACGCGCGTGGGTACCCGCGACTACAAGCTGGACCTCTACATCCCGGATGCGACCTCGCAGGGCCCTGTCCCCGTCGTGGTGCTGGCCCATGGGATCCTGCACCCGAGCCTCACGCCCCTCGTGAGGGACCTGCCCGCCCTGGCCGGACAAGCCCGATGGGTGGCCGCGCATGGCTACGCGGTGGCGCTGGTGGAGCTCGGCTCTCCCGCCACCGGCGCGGACTCGGCCCAGTGGTACACGCGCGTCGCGGACCTCCAGAAGCGCCTGGACTCGGCGCTGGCCTTCGTGCGCAAGCAGGCCTCCACCGAGAAAATCGACGCGAACCGCGTCTGCCTCATGAGCATGTCCGCGGGCGGGCTCTGGGGCCTGTCGCCCGCGCTGCGCAAGGAGCCTCCCGCCTGGCTGCGCTGCGCGGTGGCGTGGTACCCCTTGCTCGACGCTCCGGGTGTGAGTTCCTCGCCGCTCGGCGCCCTGAAGGCCGGCAACGCGAAGAAGACACCGCCCCTGCTCGTGCTGCGCGCGGGCCAGGACGCACCGGCGCTCAACGCCGCGCTCGATGACTTCGTGAAGGAGGCCCGGACGCGAGGTGCGCCCCTCACGCTGCTGGAGCTGCCCGAGGGCCACCACGGCTTCGAGCTGACGGACGACCTCGAGAGCGCTCGGGAGATGATGCGGCAGACCGCTCTCTTCCTCGAGGAGCACCTGACACGGTGA
- the fusA gene encoding elongation factor G produces the protein MAANAPIEKIRNIGISAHIDSGKTTLSERILFYTGKIHEIHEVRGKDGVGAVMDSMDLEREKGITIQSAATYAMWGEYNINLIDTPGHVDFTIEVERSLRVLDGAILVLCSVSGVQSQSITVDRQMKRYRVPRIAFVNKMDRAGANYDRVAAQLKEKLSHHPVKLQLPIGGEDRFKGLVDLIQMKAFYFDGENGEQVREEEIPADMLDDAKARRQQMIEGVAEVDDQLGELFLSDAAIPNDAITAAIRRATIALKMTPVMCGSAYKNKGVQLLLNAVCNFLPNPKEATNEALDQKNNEAKVILESDPEKPFVGLAFKLEDGRYGQLTYMRVYQGRVSKGDFIVNQVNQKKVKVPRIVRMNSNKMDDINDATAGDIVALFGIECASGDTFTDGSVNYTMTSMHVPDAVISLAVEPKDRSALQNFSKALNRFTKEDPTFRVHRDEESGQTIIRGMGELHLEIYIERMKREYQCEVKAGKPQVAYRETISQKGEFAYTHKKQTGGSGQFARVCGYIEPLPSDAVQQYEFVDDIVGGSIPREFIPACDKGFAEAVKKGSLIGFPVVGVRVVINDGAFHAVDSSEMAFKTAAIMGFREGYAAAKPIILEPMMKVEVTAPEDFQGSVVGQLNQRRGTILSTETAEGYVTAVAEVPLNTMFGYSTDLRSATQGKGEFTMEFAKYTPVPRNESEALMAAYKEKLAAEQAARK, from the coding sequence GTGGCCGCCAACGCACCCATCGAGAAGATTCGTAACATCGGTATCTCCGCCCACATCGACTCGGGCAAGACGACGCTCTCCGAGCGCATCCTGTTCTATACGGGCAAGATCCATGAGATCCACGAGGTCCGCGGCAAGGACGGCGTGGGCGCGGTCATGGACTCGATGGACCTGGAGCGTGAGAAGGGCATCACCATCCAGTCGGCCGCCACGTACGCGATGTGGGGTGAGTACAACATCAACCTCATCGACACGCCGGGACACGTGGACTTCACCATCGAGGTGGAGCGCTCCCTGCGCGTGCTCGACGGCGCCATCCTGGTGCTCTGCTCGGTGTCCGGCGTGCAGTCGCAGTCGATCACGGTCGACCGGCAGATGAAGCGCTACCGCGTCCCGCGCATCGCGTTCGTCAACAAGATGGACCGCGCCGGCGCGAACTATGACCGCGTGGCCGCGCAGCTGAAGGAGAAGCTGTCGCACCACCCCGTCAAGCTGCAGCTGCCCATCGGCGGCGAGGACCGCTTCAAGGGCCTGGTCGACCTCATCCAGATGAAGGCGTTCTACTTCGACGGTGAGAACGGCGAGCAGGTCCGCGAGGAGGAGATTCCCGCGGACATGCTGGACGACGCCAAGGCGCGCCGTCAGCAGATGATCGAGGGCGTGGCCGAGGTCGACGACCAGCTGGGTGAGCTGTTCCTGTCGGACGCCGCCATCCCGAACGACGCCATCACCGCGGCCATCCGCCGGGCGACCATCGCCCTGAAGATGACGCCCGTCATGTGCGGCTCCGCCTACAAGAACAAGGGCGTGCAGCTGCTCCTGAACGCCGTCTGTAACTTCCTCCCGAACCCCAAGGAGGCGACCAACGAGGCGCTGGACCAGAAGAACAACGAGGCGAAGGTCATCCTCGAGTCGGACCCGGAGAAGCCCTTCGTCGGTCTGGCGTTCAAGCTGGAGGACGGTCGCTACGGCCAGCTGACGTACATGCGCGTCTACCAGGGCCGCGTCAGCAAGGGTGACTTCATCGTCAACCAGGTGAACCAGAAGAAGGTCAAGGTTCCGCGCATCGTCCGGATGAACTCCAACAAGATGGACGACATCAACGACGCGACGGCCGGCGACATCGTCGCGCTGTTCGGCATCGAGTGCGCCTCCGGCGACACGTTCACCGACGGCTCGGTGAACTACACGATGACGTCCATGCACGTCCCGGACGCGGTGATTTCGCTCGCCGTGGAGCCGAAGGACCGCTCGGCGCTGCAGAACTTCTCCAAGGCGCTCAACCGCTTCACGAAGGAAGACCCCACCTTCCGCGTGCACCGCGATGAGGAGTCCGGGCAGACCATCATCCGCGGCATGGGTGAGCTGCACCTGGAGATCTACATCGAGCGCATGAAGCGCGAGTACCAGTGCGAGGTGAAGGCCGGTAAGCCCCAGGTGGCGTACCGCGAGACCATCAGCCAGAAGGGCGAGTTCGCCTACACGCACAAGAAGCAGACCGGTGGTTCCGGTCAGTTCGCGCGCGTGTGCGGCTACATCGAGCCGCTGCCCTCGGACGCGGTGCAGCAGTACGAGTTCGTGGACGACATCGTCGGTGGCTCGATTCCGCGCGAGTTCATCCCCGCGTGCGACAAGGGCTTCGCCGAGGCCGTGAAGAAGGGCAGCCTCATCGGCTTCCCCGTCGTCGGTGTGCGCGTGGTCATCAACGACGGCGCGTTCCACGCGGTCGACTCGTCCGAAATGGCGTTCAAGACGGCCGCCATCATGGGCTTCCGCGAGGGCTACGCCGCCGCCAAGCCCATCATCCTCGAGCCGATGATGAAGGTCGAAGTCACGGCGCCCGAGGACTTCCAGGGCTCCGTCGTCGGCCAGCTCAACCAGCGCCGCGGCACCATCCTCTCCACGGAGACCGCCGAGGGCTACGTGACGGCGGTGGCCGAGGTTCCGCTGAACACGATGTTCGGCTACTCCACGGACCTTCGCTCCGCGACGCAGGGCAAGGGCGAGTTCACGATGGAGTTCGCCAAGTACACGCCGGTGCCGCGCAACGAGTCCGAGGCCCTGATGGCCGCGTACAAGGAGAAGCTCGCGGCCGAGCAGGCGGCGCGCAAGTAG
- a CDS encoding right-handed parallel beta-helix repeat-containing protein — MSPRILRTWCGAAALLLSVACGDSGNNDDTPDDAGTNTPDGSVLTPDAGATDSGTPEEDGGTNTAPDGGSSGGPNATVPGAVTLPFPTLQHLMVEWAFTGDANANSTVAVRYRPVGTSPWRKALPLRRVPAGSNEGFSWAQRHSGSIFGLQPATQYELELTLSDSDGGGTVRTATATTRAVPAPMANAPVKAVTPANFASIAASAQPGDLLELGSGTYSGFDWSRSGTEGKPIVLRGTSGTVINGPVNLFNQNHVHFDRLTLNGRLRFNGTKNFSLTRSTINATSANGGDAVVTFLRAENAYIADNVVTGITTWAESSLGVNGNNQGEGICVTGPGHVIQNNRVTGFRDGISFMEDDAAVDQFSIDVLDNDLIGNADDGVEADFCAHNCRIVGNRLTNNFIALSSQPSLGGPTYFIRNAVYNAVHIAFKLYRGSSGDVLLHNTVVKHGDGFGITATTPVARLYARNNLFIGGPGGTFNGYSSGSAQGSVLHLPSLTTANADLDHDGFGSTSGTFNANWGGTRLTSLSDLRANTTEKHAVQVDLGAFAATVAYPAAPMTLYAAPDLRPRAGSVVENAGTPLDNVTDGYTGAAPDLGAIEVGAPVPTYGPRP; from the coding sequence ATGAGCCCTCGCATCCTCCGGACGTGGTGTGGTGCCGCCGCGCTGCTTCTCAGCGTCGCCTGTGGTGACAGCGGTAACAACGACGACACTCCAGATGACGCGGGGACGAACACGCCCGACGGCTCCGTGCTCACCCCGGATGCTGGCGCGACTGACAGCGGCACGCCCGAAGAGGACGGCGGGACGAACACCGCTCCAGATGGAGGCTCGAGCGGCGGCCCCAACGCCACCGTCCCCGGCGCCGTCACCCTCCCCTTCCCGACGCTGCAACACCTGATGGTGGAGTGGGCCTTCACCGGCGACGCCAACGCCAACAGCACCGTCGCCGTGCGCTACCGCCCCGTGGGCACCAGCCCCTGGCGCAAGGCCCTGCCCCTGCGCCGCGTCCCCGCCGGGAGCAACGAAGGCTTCTCCTGGGCCCAGCGTCACTCCGGCAGCATCTTCGGGCTCCAGCCCGCGACGCAGTACGAGTTGGAGCTCACGCTCTCCGATTCGGATGGCGGCGGCACCGTGCGCACCGCGACGGCCACCACGCGCGCGGTACCGGCGCCCATGGCGAACGCGCCCGTCAAGGCCGTGACACCCGCCAACTTCGCCAGCATCGCCGCGAGCGCCCAGCCCGGAGACCTGCTCGAGCTCGGCAGCGGGACGTACAGCGGCTTCGACTGGTCGCGCAGCGGCACGGAGGGCAAGCCCATCGTCCTTCGAGGCACGTCGGGCACCGTCATCAATGGCCCCGTCAACCTGTTCAACCAGAACCACGTGCACTTCGACCGGCTCACCCTCAACGGCCGCCTGCGCTTCAACGGGACGAAGAACTTCTCCCTCACCCGCTCCACCATCAACGCCACCTCCGCGAACGGCGGCGACGCGGTCGTCACCTTCCTGCGCGCGGAGAACGCGTACATCGCCGACAACGTGGTGACGGGCATCACCACCTGGGCGGAGTCCTCGCTCGGCGTCAACGGCAACAACCAGGGCGAGGGCATCTGCGTCACGGGGCCCGGACACGTCATCCAGAACAACCGCGTCACCGGCTTCCGCGACGGCATCTCCTTCATGGAGGACGACGCCGCGGTGGACCAGTTCAGCATCGACGTCCTCGACAACGACCTCATTGGCAACGCGGACGACGGCGTCGAGGCGGACTTCTGCGCCCACAACTGCCGCATCGTCGGCAACCGCCTCACCAACAACTTCATCGCCCTGTCGTCCCAGCCAAGCCTGGGCGGGCCGACCTACTTCATCCGCAACGCCGTCTACAACGCGGTGCACATCGCCTTCAAACTCTACCGGGGCAGCTCCGGCGACGTGCTCCTGCACAACACCGTGGTGAAGCACGGCGACGGCTTCGGCATCACCGCGACCACCCCCGTGGCCCGACTCTACGCGCGCAACAACCTGTTCATCGGCGGGCCCGGAGGAACGTTCAACGGCTACAGCAGCGGCAGCGCCCAGGGCAGCGTCCTCCACCTCCCCTCGCTCACCACGGCGAACGCCGACCTGGACCACGACGGCTTCGGCTCCACCTCCGGTACCTTCAACGCCAACTGGGGCGGCACGCGCCTCACCAGCCTGAGTGACCTGCGCGCCAACACCACCGAGAAGCACGCCGTCCAGGTGGACCTCGGGGCCTTCGCCGCGACCGTCGCCTATCCGGCGGCCCCGATGACGCTGTACGCCGCACCCGACCTGCGTCCTCGCGCGGGTTCAGTCGTGGAGAACGCGGGAACGCCGCTCGACAACGTCACGGATGGATACACCGGCGCGGCCCCGGACCTCGGCGCCATCGAGGTCGGCGCCCCCGTCCCCACCTACGGCCCGCGCCCCTGA